From the genome of Synergistetes bacterium HGW-Synergistetes-1, one region includes:
- a CDS encoding 50S ribosomal protein L36 yields MKVRPSVKTICEYCRIIKRHGVVRVICSRNPRHKQRQGARR; encoded by the coding sequence ATGAAAGTAAGACCGTCAGTAAAGACAATTTGTGAGTATTGCAGGATAATCAAACGCCATGGTGTTGTACGCGTGATTTGCAGCAGGAATCCGCGTCATAAACAGCGCCAGGGAGCAAGGAGGTAG
- a CDS encoding 50S ribosomal protein L17 yields MRHRVTTRRLGRCSSHRWAMLGNMAASLFIEGSIVTTTTRAKEVRRVAEKLITKAKSGNINDRRLVVARLPHKEAVTKLFNELGPKYADRNGGYTRIVKLGARVGDASEMAVIQLVE; encoded by the coding sequence ATGAGACACCGCGTTACAACAAGGCGGTTGGGACGCTGCAGCTCCCATAGGTGGGCCATGCTTGGCAATATGGCAGCCAGTCTCTTCATTGAGGGCAGCATTGTGACTACAACGACCAGGGCAAAGGAAGTTCGCAGAGTAGCCGAGAAGCTTATTACAAAGGCTAAATCAGGCAACATCAACGACCGTCGTCTTGTCGTGGCACGCTTGCCGCATAAAGAGGCTGTAACAAAGCTTTTCAATGAACTTGGACCCAAATATGCTGACCGCAACGGCGGCTATACAAGGATCGTAAAACTTGGCGCCCGTGTCGGCGATGCTTCCGAGATGGCGGTTATACAGTTGGTCGAATAA
- a CDS encoding 30S ribosomal protein S4 → MSRYTGPVCRLCRAEGTKLFLKGDRCYTEKCGLTKRNSRPGQHGTRRGKMSEYGLRLREKQKLRRFYGLNESQFSAVYEKATKLAGQTGHNFLQLLERRIDNIVYRLGFGVSRSQARQLVAHGHFTVNGRKLDIPSALLKPGDVLAVAEGSRDVVLLKENSEAAAVRSIPAWLSFNSDSMTGNVLTVPIREQIEVPVNEQLVVEFYAR, encoded by the coding sequence ATGAGCAGATACACAGGACCTGTCTGCAGGCTTTGCCGTGCAGAGGGTACGAAGCTCTTTTTAAAGGGAGACCGCTGTTACACAGAGAAATGCGGTCTTACAAAGCGTAATTCAAGGCCGGGTCAGCATGGTACCCGCCGCGGCAAAATGAGCGAATATGGGCTCCGTCTGAGAGAAAAACAGAAACTTCGTCGTTTTTACGGACTTAACGAGTCGCAGTTCAGCGCAGTTTATGAAAAGGCAACCAAGCTTGCAGGACAGACAGGGCATAACTTCCTGCAGCTCCTTGAGCGTCGCATAGACAATATTGTTTATCGTCTTGGCTTTGGAGTCAGCAGGAGTCAGGCAAGGCAGTTGGTCGCTCACGGACATTTCACGGTTAATGGACGCAAGCTCGACATCCCCAGTGCTCTTCTTAAACCCGGAGATGTTTTAGCTGTTGCTGAGGGAAGCAGAGATGTTGTCCTTTTAAAGGAAAATTCTGAAGCAGCGGCAGTACGCAGCATTCCTGCGTGGCTCTCCTTCAATTCTGATTCCATGACCGGCAATGTGCTGACAGTGCCAATTCGCGAGCAGATTGAAGTACCTGTAAACGAACAGCTCGTTGTTGAATTCTATGCCCGTTAG
- a CDS encoding 30S ribosomal protein S13 gives MARIAGVDLPREKRIEIALTYIFGVGPAVAQQIITTTGINPNTRVKDLTEEEEQKLRAELENNHKVEGDLRREIAMNIKRLMDIGCYRGLRHRQGLPVRGQRTKTNARTRKGPKRTVAGKKKATK, from the coding sequence ATGGCTCGTATAGCCGGCGTCGACCTGCCGCGTGAGAAGAGAATTGAGATAGCCCTTACCTACATTTTCGGAGTAGGTCCGGCAGTTGCACAGCAGATAATCACAACTACAGGCATCAACCCAAACACGAGGGTAAAAGACCTTACTGAAGAGGAAGAGCAGAAGCTGCGTGCGGAGCTTGAAAACAATCATAAGGTTGAAGGTGACCTTCGCCGTGAGATAGCAATGAACATCAAGCGTCTCATGGATATCGGTTGCTACCGTGGCCTCAGACATCGTCAGGGTCTTCCTGTCCGCGGTCAGAGGACCAAGACAAATGCCCGTACACGCAAAGGTCCCAAGAGGACTGTGGCAGGCAAGAAAAAAGCCACGAAATAA
- a CDS encoding DNA-directed RNA polymerase subunit alpha codes for MEHDRHEIIVQESTPSYGKITIEPLEIGYGVTLGNSLRRVLLSSISGAAIVAVRIEGVLHEFSTVPGVKEDVIELLVNLKHIPVRCHSSAVTTLRLEVKGPKAITAADIEPDSEVEFPDPDAYICTLEEGSTLIMDLYVGTGTGYVPIDRPRASYLPVDALQTDALYSPVKRVKYDIQDKRMGQRTDYDSLTLEIWTNGVVSPESAVIQASRVLKGYYSSIVDSLAGPGSSALEEIIKGEENTKVLSGASGFEKQPVMAGFPMGENSIYSRPVRDLELSVRSENCLLRGGVHVIGELVSRTREDLLKIRNLGKISLREIEEKLSKFDLNLSGDISTPLDDITETNEEKQKEEN; via the coding sequence ATGGAGCATGATCGCCATGAGATCATAGTACAGGAATCCACCCCGTCATACGGCAAAATTACCATTGAGCCATTAGAGATTGGCTATGGGGTAACTCTCGGCAACTCGCTTCGCAGAGTCCTGCTCTCTTCTATCAGTGGTGCTGCTATTGTTGCTGTGCGTATTGAGGGGGTTCTCCACGAGTTCAGTACCGTCCCAGGTGTAAAAGAGGATGTCATTGAGCTTCTGGTAAACCTTAAACATATACCGGTACGCTGTCACTCTTCAGCTGTAACTACACTAAGGCTTGAAGTAAAGGGCCCCAAAGCGATTACAGCTGCAGATATTGAACCGGACAGCGAAGTGGAGTTCCCGGATCCTGATGCATATATTTGCACACTTGAAGAGGGCTCTACTTTGATCATGGACCTCTATGTAGGTACAGGGACAGGATACGTGCCGATAGACCGTCCCCGCGCCTCTTATTTGCCTGTCGACGCTCTTCAGACAGATGCGCTTTATTCACCTGTAAAAAGAGTAAAGTATGACATCCAGGACAAGCGGATGGGGCAGAGAACTGACTATGACAGTCTTACACTTGAAATATGGACGAACGGAGTAGTTTCTCCTGAGTCGGCTGTTATTCAGGCCAGCAGGGTCCTCAAGGGATACTATTCTTCGATAGTGGATTCACTGGCAGGTCCGGGCAGCAGCGCACTTGAAGAGATAATCAAAGGCGAGGAAAACACAAAGGTCCTTTCCGGTGCCTCAGGTTTCGAAAAACAGCCTGTAATGGCTGGCTTCCCAATGGGTGAGAATTCAATATACTCAAGGCCGGTCCGTGATCTTGAACTTTCTGTTCGCAGTGAGAATTGTCTTCTTCGCGGCGGAGTTCATGTGATAGGTGAACTGGTTTCAAGAACAAGGGAAGACCTTCTAAAGATACGCAACCTAGGCAAGATATCGCTCAGGGAAATAGAAGAGAAACTTTCAAAATTCGATTTGAATCTAAGCGGTGACATCAGTACACCTTTAGACGATATCACTGAAACGAATGAAGAGAAACAAAAGGAGGAAAATTAA
- a CDS encoding 30S ribosomal protein S11, with translation MAKRVQRSRKRKERKNVSYGVAHIFSTFNNTIVTLTDKQGNALSWASGGNVGFKGTRKSTPYAAQMSASQAAKVAQDNGVVEIDVIVKGPGPGRESAIRSLQAAGLQVNVIKDATPIPHNGCRPPKRRRV, from the coding sequence GTGGCAAAACGCGTACAGCGTAGTCGTAAACGTAAAGAAAGAAAAAATGTAAGCTATGGCGTTGCACATATTTTTTCAACATTCAACAACACCATAGTCACGCTTACAGATAAGCAGGGCAATGCACTTTCCTGGGCTTCGGGTGGTAACGTTGGTTTTAAGGGCACACGTAAATCTACACCTTATGCAGCTCAGATGTCTGCATCTCAGGCAGCAAAAGTTGCTCAGGACAACGGAGTAGTTGAGATCGATGTTATTGTAAAGGGTCCGGGACCAGGCCGTGAATCTGCGATCCGTTCGCTTCAGGCTGCTGGCCTTCAGGTCAATGTGATCAAAGATGCGACCCCTATCCCGCACAATGGCTGCCGCCCGCCCAAGCGGCGCCGCGTGTAG
- a CDS encoding KOW domain-containing protein, with the protein MGVTPDLQEGALETGDVVFVRRGKNKGKFFVVVGIESETRVFIADGSSYFVEKPKKKNVKHLQRTLMNLEDVAGRVAGGKPLDNGWLIQKVSAILDNSDTSWRQGG; encoded by the coding sequence ATGGGAGTGACCCCTGACTTACAGGAAGGGGCTCTGGAAACAGGCGATGTGGTCTTTGTGCGCCGAGGAAAGAACAAAGGAAAGTTTTTCGTAGTGGTGGGAATTGAAAGTGAGACACGGGTCTTCATAGCTGACGGCAGCAGCTACTTTGTCGAGAAGCCTAAAAAAAAGAACGTGAAACACCTTCAAAGGACACTAATGAATCTCGAAGATGTGGCTGGGCGTGTTGCTGGCGGGAAACCCCTGGACAACGGCTGGTTGATACAGAAGGTTTCCGCGATTCTGGATAACAGCGACACATCTTGGAGACAGGGAGGTTGA
- a CDS encoding translation initiation factor IF-1 translates to MAKEEVIEVKGKVVEPLPNAMFQVELENGHKILAHVSGKMRMHFIRILPGDRVLLQLSPYDLTRGRITYRYK, encoded by the coding sequence ATGGCCAAAGAAGAAGTAATTGAAGTAAAAGGCAAGGTAGTGGAGCCACTGCCCAACGCCATGTTCCAGGTAGAACTGGAGAATGGCCACAAGATACTGGCTCACGTTTCTGGAAAAATGCGAATGCATTTTATAAGGATTCTTCCGGGAGATCGTGTATTGCTGCAGCTTTCGCCCTATGATCTTACACGCGGGCGGATCACATACAGATACAAATAG